acgcagtcgccatcttctcccacgcgcgtcttcttcctgctctgatctgcgttttctggcgcatgcgcagtaggaacaggtaccggtacggctctactgcgcatgcgccgaatgtcacgaagttttccgatttcacttcgtgacattcggcgcatgcgcagtagagccgtaccggtacctgttcctactgcgcatgcgccagaaaacgccgttcagagcaggaagaagacgcgcgtgggagaagatggcgactgcgtactccgtggacaggacctgcgcagaggggtgagtaaaaagttaggggcatttgcccagggggacaggtaggccaggggggaggagggaggggggcagcacaggggagggggggaggggtttagcgccctgggggtttccttctcctttaatgatttttttagattgctttctattttatatgttaacatttttctacagtttacaataaaataaattaggtTCATTTACCCCACTAATGTTTCCCAGTAAGCCAGGCCACTGAAGCCTAATGATTCAAATGTGATacattagttgttacatttctcagaaaaaacaacaaatgtatcAGATTTTTAAAGTGTTTGTTCACCTTAAAACGGCATAAAGGGTCCTTGGCAAGTTTACTTTAAAACatgaattctttttttctttgtgtgtgtgttttgaccTGCATTTGAATATTACTTGCACCTTGCCCACCTTCATATATTTAGCAAAGCACAATAAACCCGTGTTTAGATTAAATGAGCTGTCTTGTAAATGTAGGGTTTATcttaatttaaaatgcattttctcttCAATAAACAGTAGTAATTAGGAGAGGCGTTCTGGGGCATTTCTGTGACTGCTTCTGCCTGAGCCACTAGCCCCTATTCCgtctctgctcccccccccccactaagcACACTTGCATGTGGAACAGGTTAATAGGGGAGCTCATTTCCAGTGCAAACAGCGCAATTGCACTTTCTGAAAGAGCTGAATTTGCTTCCCCTGATGAAGTGCTGTCTGAGACAAGGTTCTCACTTTGCTCCATTGCAAAAAACAGCTCTGCAGATAGTAAGTCTTGTAAACACTGGATATTTGCACTgcaagtgtcacggtcggcacccaacaccagaacaaacaccaggcaccctggtctcggctcatgcttcaccagtagtgtgaccacctttggccctcgggaggagccctcggcttacttggatgtcACCTgaacttaaatgagaggtgcaagatgagggttctggataggcagaggggcacgactgtaaagcaaagtctttggacagaagatcgtagtacagggcattaggcaaaagagtagtcagatcaggccgggtcgaggcaggcagagaataaacgtcaggcaggcaagggtcaaaccaagaagtcaatcagagggttaatcagaagaggtagtcggtaatcaggcaagggtcagaatccagaagtcagaatagtcaaaatagccaggcaggggtcaaaacaggaattaaacaggttcaggatatagCAACGAATAGCACatggctcagaagcaccaggaaacacaatcctatcacgggcaaggtcccacagccctaatgggctttaaatagtgtttgaatttcgcgccattgcctgcgcctttaaatcacacAAGAGCGCTGGCGCCTGCGGCCCAATGGAAGCCGCTcgtcgcggcgggcgtccccgccgagggggtggcaggcgtccccgccatccccccactagaccaccaggtacgttccttaCAGCAAGTTTTAGCCCTCTAGATTTTAAACTGCTTTtctcggaatcctgctgaaagttTCAGACTGGAGGGAACAGTTGGGAGCATGTGTTTACAAAGCAGACAAAGGGGATTAAGTAGCAGTACACAACGAACATAATATAATTTatcatataaaaagaaaacagatgtgaAGAAAAAATATTGGTAGAGAATATTTAGGAAATAAGTCAGATGTAAATAAGGGTTAATGCTTCCTACATTTCAGTATTCAGTCTATGAACTGCTTATTCTTTTGCTAGTGCTCCCTGGCAGTAATAAAATGTACTGCCTGTTCTCTTCCTTATGTTCTCTGGCAGTAATAAATTCCACATGAGGATAAAGTCTATCTAGGAATTTTGTGCTGTGTCACAGTTACACCAGTCTTGGGGCGGGTCCTCATCTAGTTTGCAATTGGCTGAGTGCATTTCAAAAAACCAGAGCACACACAGGAACCCCCTTCACTTGAAACATGGAGCCAACTAAGAAGGTGAGCAATGCACTGTGTAGTAGATGTAGGGTTGTTACCAATGGCAGAAGAGAAATAAAGACATACTGTGTGTTTGGTAAATAACATGGCAAGAGAGAACGGGATAATGCTGATCATTGTTATGCAAAATTAATTGGTTTTGATTTATCTTTATTTTCCTCCTCTCTTTAGCCTCTCCTGTATGGATATTTTCGCAGTTCTTGCACATGGAGAGTGCGGATAGGTAAATTAACACATTTAATTTGTCACATGCAGATTTAACGTAGGTATAACAGCCAGTGTTTTCTAAATACTAAAGACATCTAAATTGTCTGAAGTGCTTTGGAGCATCAAACAATATTATATTTCCCTcctatgtatattattttatagtaaGCACATCTGATTGCTTTCTGGTCTGTATGTaactgtgttttttatatttaataaatgtttttagaatGTGTTCAAAAGTATTACTACAAATATGCTTTTTTCTTGACTTGAGTCAAGCTTGTTtaaggcttttattttaaaattgtttaaaattagaTGTCCATTACATAACTAGAGATCTATAGGCTTGGGAACTATATTGTATTGTGAAAAATCACTTTTGTGTCTGTGGGACCCTTAGGGCTTGCTGTGCCAATGTAGTACAGTAGCCCATGCATCCCCTATAGTGATGTCTGTGAAGAATAGTATAATTCGTTAGTATGGAAAAACTGTGGGCAATTTCTTTGTAGGTCCCAAACCAGAATTTAGGGATGGCTTGATTGGGGATCCAGGGATATGAATGTTGTCCTActttatgtttgtttttgtttctgcAGCTCTGGCATTCAAGGGCATTGAGTATGATCAACAAGCCATTAATCTAGTCAAGGATGGTGGACTGCAGGTAAGAATTTCAAAGCAGACATGATTGTGAAGATGTATGTAAAACTGTGCTTATCACTAATGCCAAgtagatattaaaataaaacatgtttcaagAGCTGGAATAGGAAgggtcttatttatttataagtagaAAAATCATCAAATTGGATCAAATGTTCACCTATTTCTCGACTACTTCTGTGTTATTGTTTCGTTTGCCAGGACATTgtcagagtacaggtatgggatccgttatccagaaagctcagaattatggaatagctgtctcccataatccccattttatccaaataatccaatttttaaaaaatgatttcctttttctctgtaataataaaacagtagcttgtacttgatccaaactaagaaataattaatccttattggaagcaaaaccagcctattgggtttctttaatgttttttttttaaaggtttttattttgcatttttagaacaaacaacaaaaacacaaatacagtaaACCAACAGGCTTGACACTTGCATGACTACTGTTTACAATTATTTCGTAATTTTAGTGacagttttaaaatgtaaaggaGCATGTAACTTATTTACCAGTTATCAGCATATACTTCAGGCCAGTCTAGAGCCCAGTCATCTGGTAGGGATGCATGAGGGTTGACATCTAACCAAGgttcccatattttctcaaatttccaGGGTGTTCCCCTAGCATTGTACGTCAATTTGATTAGAGGCAGTGTACCATTTATTAGGTCAGTATTTATCACCCAATAAACAAGTCTCTGGGGACTTAATTCCAGGGAAGGatagaaattagtgatgggcgaatttgcgccgtttcgcttcgccgaaaaatttgcgaaattcgcgaaacggcgaaaaattaatAGAAATATATTAGTGTATTGGATTACTTCTGACCAGTATGCTGCCACTCTAGGGCAATTCCATATCAAGTGGAGGAATCCAGCTTCTCCCCTGCCGCATTTCACACATTTGGCCCCCTCTGATCTACCCATAGCTTCAAGCTTTAGAGGGGTGGGTTTCTTtaacgtttatatgattttctagtatacttaaggtataaagatccaaattatggaaatatcccttatctgaaaaaacccatgtcccgagcattctggataaaggaccctatacctgtatttctattggaaccattttttgttattttatcctATGTATAAAAATTTCCACAGAATTCAAGGAATGTTTTGAAAGATTTTTGCACTCTAGGCttgacaaaaacattttctgtggGAGGCTAAAGAAtttgtttttgcaaaatgaattTATTCCAAAAAGTAACACAGACATTATCTGACAACCTGCAACATGGAACCACAGCAATGCAAGAATCTAAAGGCAAAGGTATCCTAAAATGAATTCAGTTTGGGTATTAGTCTTGGAGGTATGCTGAACACTCTGTCCTTGGGTCTTTGTTGCAGCTATCTGATGAATACAAGCAGGTGAATCCCATGCAGCAGGTGCCAGCTTTGCACATTGATGGAGTGACTTTGAGCCAATCAGTAAGTCAAAGGATAAATAGATAAGTGATGGATGGGATCTAATAACAAACCAAATGTAATATGTCTAGTTACCAGAGCGCTCCTAAGATAAATGGAATTCTCCATATGGTATCACTGTTTGGAATGATGGTGAGGAGACCTTTGTTAAGGGCTTAAATCAAAATGATCAGAATTTGGCTTTTTCCCTGAATTATAGTACAGAATTAATAAATTGTCTTGATGTACAAATATTGTGGATGTTGTTAATCTATTTAAATGTCTGTAAGTACAGTTGCCTGACCCCATCTATCCAGAAATAGGAACTATTCACTGTCTATTTGAATGTGtgataacttttggcaccccaatgtaaattgcctttccttctcctttaatagccagAAGCTTCTGTCACTATATTATGCAAGGTTAAATACATACAGTTTAGtaaaaatgaccatgaaatatctAAGGTTGAATATACTATAGTGAgtagaaaactgcattttttttagttcttttacACTTATCCATGTTTTTCTGTAAATTCTCCTTCTATGTCCAGCTTGCAATCATTGAGTATCTTGAGGAAACTCGCCCTAACCCACCTCTTTTTCCACGTGAGCCGAAGAAACGGGCACAGGTTCGCATGATCAGTGACCAAATTGCATCAGGGATTCAGCCTTTGCAGGTACCAAATGTCAAACTGCTTTACATAATTACCATACAACTCAAGCATATTATTTACCACTTAATGTAAGCTCTACTGAGTAGTGATATCTTTATCTCCTGAATCAATCACTTTTTGTATGTATAGTGTACATTAGATGTAAACATCCATCTATTCCACAcaactgcagaatatattggcacAACACAATCCACCCTGCCTTTCAGTGCACAGTGACATCCTGGCATAAGCATGTGAACTAGCCCCTGGACCATtgttacctatctgatcccccatgttcctctatgagaggACTGCCATaattgtgcagcagtagtccattcgCATTGGAAACTCTGACGGGTTGAGAAGGGAcggtcaagttggcaaaacagtcagatttaggaacaATTACACATAAAAGCAGACATATTGgtaaaaaacgatcaacatgacctatgaCCTAAAGGTAATTTTTatggggttaattatcaaagatcgaattttagagctttgtgaggtttttttaaacctcgaatattttctgatttaagaaaaaactccaatccGTGAATTCTGGGTGAAcaaccagaaaactcgaattaatcctctggaaaaaacttgaaacgcTTGAATTGAtggagttttcgagcaaaactcactgaacatcacacgaacatcatgaaggctataacatcttcaaatggttcaagggacctctaccattgacttctacatgaccttgacaggttatagctggagtatttttggattggaGCTATTCCCAGCttcggggtgtaataaatcttgaaaaaattcaagtttccttttacaaaaaaaacctgaacatttttttttgttgtttttaaccgAAAATTCTAGTATTTGACTGAAAATTACcctcaaaaaactcgaatttgtcgGGAATGCacaactcgacttttgataaatctgcatctacggttgaatagtaaatttgaattttcgagtttgatttttggtcaaaactcacaaattagagttgggaaaaatccaaattaaaattcaagatttatcatacctcgaccctgggaacaactcgaattcgatagtacacaacctaaaacctgccaagctcatctagaagtcaatggcagaggtcagttgacgcatttgaagatgttaatagctgatatttgagttttttttccagaggaaaaactcgatttgagttccATCTTGATTCTAATCTGATTGGAGTTCATGGGTCGCTTCTATTCGATCGAATTATAGACGTTtgaggttttttcttaaataagataccattcaattTTCAtggtcatttgagttcattcaaggtaaaaaaaaactcatatcactcgacctttgataaatatgccctttaatgtacattaatattttgaagagtttttaagtgtcagtatcactttaagaaactTTCTAGAATAAACCAAAGGTTGTAAagtttgtaaatttaattgctACTAAAATCAGTTTGTTTAtctttttctgttctctgggcttcactttgaaaaatgtaaaaggagtCAGGTCTCATCCAGTTCTTTTAATCTTCTGGCTTGCAATATTGTTTCATCTGGCTTGCAGTATTGATGCCAATGgcaattaaatttacaaataactttaaagcaaTTGAAATCAATAACAATTtgtgtataatggaaagttgcttagaataactttttttcactgaacaaaATAGCAGTTACAAGAAATTAAATCAattactggaaagttgcttagagttaaaTTCACTACCCAAAGTAgcaattttataaataactttaaaatcaccaacacatggttatgtggtGTTGTTTGCCTTTACAGAATCTCTGTGTACTGCAGAAAATTGGAGAGACAAAGCAAGAATGGGCCAAGCATTTCATCACACGTGGCTTTCAAGGTAGGGGCAATCAAGGAATCCACAAAGGTCACataaatgtagttaaaaaaactttttatttaagacACCATCTCTATATGCATtttatgcatttctgttttttctcatacCCCACAgtaaagttttgaaaaaaaaaaagccatgtgGAAAACAATTTAGATGCAGAATGTAGCCGTAGTGCTtgtcaatacgcaacgtaattacgtccCCAGCATACAACACGATCAATACGTATATGCGAAATCCATCTCGCGAGAGTATTTGCCGATCCCacagagttcaataatatggtgtttccttggggtattggcgtttctgctaaaagaTGCGAATACTGGCTTCTTGTGGTGGATGTTGACTCACAATCAGCCTgcgggaattgctatagtgcgttTTCTTTCAATAGGGCTtaattttctgcatatttatggtcggctgtacgtttttaaaaatgcaacttaAAAGCACCACGTGTGAACTTTCCCTTAAGCTAAGTGGATAAACTCAGGCTGAGAAACAGCCTGATCACTTACCTCTGCTTAGTAATGTTTCTGCACCTGCAGGCGCGGAGTTGGCCGtggtgcagacacacagagcacATTTCAGCATGGAAATGCTAGAGATTGCATTATTATGACATGTCTGACTATAGCGTTCATGTTTAGGTCTCTAAATCATAGGCTGGAAGTACATAACAGgataataatatttaaagaaaatagaaCCAATAGGAAAACAgcataaaaactgaaaataaaactacagtatatataatatacagacaACATAATTGTAGTAGAAACACAGTGTACAGTTTTAGTTGAAATAACCCTGTAACCAAAATCTGGGTGTGAATaggatgttttaaaacaaaaagagtACTCTGATGAATTACCACCTAATGACTAAGATGAAATAATAATAcagactgttaggggcagatttatcaatggttgattttaaaaaatttcgaaattcaaattaaaaaagaccaactgaaatgtattaaaaaaaaaaaaatctgttttttttgcgGATGAATAGTCAAAATTTGTTCGAATTCTTCATACGAATCTAAGTAATATCGCATTGGACCGAATTCCAATCAAagtctttctaaaaaaaaaacttaaatttttcaaagtccaccaattgactccaaattttttagattcgaattttcacttcaacctttgataaatctgccccttaaaatactAGTTTGGTTATATTTTGACAATAAGCAAGAGTGTTATTCTAAAGAGCAACAAGATGTTTTTCTCTTGGGAGGCAGTGGTGAGTCTAGAGCAGGGTAATATGATGCTGGATAAGTGGGTCTATCTGTATTtactatatttaaataatattgtttatagcTTGTCTATAGAATTCAAATGGCTGTCAAAATTTGTAATGGTGTCAGTGACCAAAATctttcccttttcagctttggaAAAGATGCTGCAGATCACATCTGGAAGTTATTGTGTGGGAGATgaggtacattttaaaaaaggggtCCCAAATTACTGCAGGAAATATGAGCAGGGATGTATTTAGGCTAGGGCAATGCTGACCTTACCCTTCCCATTTCAgtttggagctatataaataacccataaataaattaataatagtgCAGTATTCCAGTACAAGTCCGTACATGCACTGATCATGCTCTTCCACCTGATTTAGCTAGAAGTATCCATCAGCGGGCCAGAGGATTTCtataattttttgtatatataaatgaaaatatggcCCTGGATATAAGGAACAGCAGGGACATttctgatttctgtttttttcatcaaaatgtGGTTAGTACTTGGACTTTAAATTTAACGAGATAAACTTATATTTGTGATTTAGCATTTTGCATAAAGGTCAGTTAAGTTTTCATGACcttaacttaaagtgatactgacactaaaaaaacactttttaaaatatgaatgtacattaaacttcgaaatttgaccaccGAATTaatagtcaaaggttttttttggattaaatttaGCAGTGAAACAGACTTCTAAAATCGAATGTTAGATATAGGTTctagaagttccccataggctaacatagcaattcggcaggtttaaggtggcgaagtgtcgaagtcaaagttttttaaagagacagtactttgattttcgaatcaaaggaatattcaaagtttttccaattcgagtcaaagtcg
The sequence above is a segment of the Xenopus laevis strain J_2021 chromosome 8L, Xenopus_laevis_v10.1, whole genome shotgun sequence genome. Coding sequences within it:
- the gstz1.L gene encoding glutathione S-transferase zeta 1 L homeolog isoform X1, whose translation is MEPTKKPLLYGYFRSSCTWRVRIALAFKGIEYDQQAINLVKDGGLQLSDEYKQVNPMQQVPALHIDGVTLSQSLAIIEYLEETRPNPPLFPREPKKRAQVRMISDQIASGIQPLQNLCVLQKIGETKQEWAKHFITRGFQALEKMLQITSGSYCVGDEVTVADLCLVPQVANAVRFKVDLSPYPTIVRINESLLQMEAFQVSHPSRQPDTPEELRA
- the gstz1.L gene encoding glutathione S-transferase zeta 1 L homeolog codes for the protein MAALGKPLLYGYFRSSCTWRVRIALAFKGIEYDQQAINLVKDGGLQLSDEYKQVNPMQQVPALHIDGVTLSQSLAIIEYLEETRPNPPLFPREPKKRAQVRMISDQIASGIQPLQNLCVLQKIGETKQEWAKHFITRGFQALEKMLQITSGSYCVGDEVTVADLCLVPQVANAVRFKVDLSPYPTIVRINESLLQMEAFQVSHPSRQPDTPEELRA